The nucleotide window CGCGTCAAGGACGGCGTGTTCCGCGAAGACTTGTTCCACCGCCTGAACGTGATCCGCCTGCGCCTGCCGGCCTTGCGCGAACGCAAGGAAGACGTGTCCATGTTGACGCGCCATTTCCTGCAGCAAAGTGCCAAACAACTCGGTGTGGAACCCAAACGCATTTCCGACGCCGCATTGGGCTGGCTGGAATCCTTTGCTTTCCCCGGCAATGTGCGCCAGTTGGAAAACATCTGCCACTGGCTCACCGTGATGGCGCCAGCACAGGTGATTGAACCCAAGGATTTGCCGCCTGAAGTGGGCGTGGGCCGTACGGCCTCTGCCGCCGATGTTTTGCTACCCAAGGCAGGTGCTGCCGTATTGCCCGTCGGTCTGACGGCCATCGCCACGCACGCAGACCACGTATTGCCTGCCGATATCGCAGCAGACGTGGCGCTGCCATTGCCGGTAGCGCATGGCCCGCTGGAAGGTTGGGAGGCCGAGTTGGAGACCGAGGCGGTGGCGCTGCTGGGTGCAGGTCGGCTCGATGTGTGGGACGCACTGACGCGGCGCTTTGAGTCGCGCCTGATCCTCGCCGCGCTGGCCAACACCAAGGGCCGCCGCATCGAGGCGGCGCACAAACTGGGCATTGGCCGCAATACCATCACGCGCAAGATCCAGGAGTTGGGTCTGGAGTGACCAGCGCAGGTTTGAGTGCCAAATAGGCCTCTAGCCCGCACGGAATATGCGCAAGCAGCTATTGAAACAATAGCGTTTCAGATGGGTTGCAACGTTACCACTACGGGTGCGTGGTCACTGGGGCGCTCGTTATTGCGCGGCAGCTTGTCAATCGCGCAGGACTGCACGCCGGGCTTGAGCGCAGCGCTCACCAGAATGTGGTCGATGCGCAGGCCGCGGTTGCGCCTGAAGCCCGCGTCGCGGTAGTCCCACCAGCTAAAGCTTTTGGGCGCCTGGGGGAACAGGCGGTGGCTGTCGTGCAGCCCCAGCGCGACCAGTGCGCGCAGGTGGTAACGCTCTTCTTCCGTGCAGTGGATGCTGCCTTCCAGGCCTACCGGGTCCCACACATCGTCGTCGTCAAAGGTGATGTTGTAGTCGCCCATCAGCACCAGTTGCGGGTGTCGGGCCAGCTCTTCCTTGACCCAGCGGCGCAGCGCTGTGAGCCATTCCATCTTGTACTCAAACTTGTCGCTGCCGGGTTCCTGCCCGTTGGGAAAGTAGGCGCCGATCACGCGAACGCCCGCCGCGCCCGGTGCGGCTCCCTCCGGGACGACCGTGCCCGTGATCACGCGCGACATGTCATCGTCAAACCCCGGGATGTTCTTCACCACATCGGTGACCGGCGCGCGCGAGAGCAGGGCCACGCCGTTGTAGGTCTTTTGCCCAAACCACTGGGCCTGGTAGCCCGCTGCGGTGAAGGCGTCCGCCGGGAACTTGTCGTCCGTCATCTTCAGTTCCTGCAGGGCCAGCACGTCGACCGGGTTGGCCGCCAGCCAGTCCAGGACCTGGGGCAGGCGTACGCTGAGGGAGTTGACGTTCCAGGTGGCGAGTTGCATGGTGTTTTTGGTGTGACGATGGAGGTGTGGCGCAGGCCGCGCGGGAATTATCCCATTGGTATCCCCATGAAAAAACGCCCCGTACTCCTTGCGAAGTACGGGGCGTCTGGCGCAGCGGACTGCTGGAAAAGCCGGTGTGGGCTATTCCTTGGTCACGAACCAGGCATCTGTTGCCTTGCGTTCCCATTCAGCCAGTTGCTTCTCGGCTTCATCCTTGACAACGCCGTAGCGCTCCTGGATTTTGCCGGCGAGCTGGTCGCGGCGGCCGGCAATGACATCGAGGTCATCGTCGGTCAGTTTGCCCCATTGCTCTTTGGCACGGCCAGTGACTTGTTTCCAGTTACCTTGAATACGGTCCCAGTTCATATGAATCTCCTTAAAGGTGGATAGGTTGGTGATGGCTGTGTATGCCGATCAAGGACGCACAGCGAGTTCGTTGCGTACGGCAACAACACCCTTGACACCGCGAGCGATGTTTTCAGCAGTGTTCTTTTCGGCAGTGCTCTTGGCAAAGCCGGACAACATCACGGTGCCCTTGAGGGTTTCGACCTTGATGGAAGCGGCGTCCACTGTCTTGTCTTCCACAAAACGGGACTTCACCAGGGTGGTGATGCCAGCATCGTCGACATATTCACCCACGGTTTGTTGACCGCGCTGGACGGCGCAGCCCGAGGTGACGAGCAGTGCCAGAGTGGCAAAAACGATAGCGAGAGTAGTGCGTAATTTCATGGTAAATCTCCAATGAGGGTTAAGGG belongs to Rhodoferax saidenbachensis and includes:
- a CDS encoding exodeoxyribonuclease III, whose product is MQLATWNVNSLSVRLPQVLDWLAANPVDVLALQELKMTDDKFPADAFTAAGYQAQWFGQKTYNGVALLSRAPVTDVVKNIPGFDDDMSRVITGTVVPEGAAPGAAGVRVIGAYFPNGQEPGSDKFEYKMEWLTALRRWVKEELARHPQLVLMGDYNITFDDDDVWDPVGLEGSIHCTEEERYHLRALVALGLHDSHRLFPQAPKSFSWWDYRDAGFRRNRGLRIDHILVSAALKPGVQSCAIDKLPRNNERPSDHAPVVVTLQPI
- a CDS encoding CsbD family protein, which produces MNWDRIQGNWKQVTGRAKEQWGKLTDDDLDVIAGRRDQLAGKIQERYGVVKDEAEKQLAEWERKATDAWFVTKE
- a CDS encoding BON domain-containing protein: MKLRTTLAIVFATLALLVTSGCAVQRGQQTVGEYVDDAGITTLVKSRFVEDKTVDAASIKVETLKGTVMLSGFAKSTAEKNTAENIARGVKGVVAVRNELAVRP